A genomic region of Rhodohalobacter sp. 614A contains the following coding sequences:
- a CDS encoding YceI family protein has translation MYTQKIISLFIALLFMAGSAVAQDITLTAQESSSMIIDGDSNVHDWEAQATEVNGTLVLQNIESVSAENLTPESFKSLSLTIPVEGIDAESGGLKKNIHKHMEKDDYPNVTFELNNVTEVTSQDGALLITGNGVITAKGTSYTADMQVTANVQDGSIQFTGEKQILMTDFGIDPPTAVFGTIRSKDEVIIKFDVSFSR, from the coding sequence ATGTATACTCAAAAAATAATATCCCTTTTCATCGCGCTACTATTCATGGCAGGATCAGCCGTAGCACAGGACATCACACTTACCGCTCAGGAATCCTCCAGCATGATTATTGACGGAGACTCTAACGTTCATGACTGGGAGGCCCAGGCTACTGAAGTAAACGGTACTCTTGTTCTTCAAAATATAGAGTCTGTCAGTGCAGAAAATCTTACACCTGAATCTTTTAAAAGCCTGAGTTTAACCATTCCTGTAGAGGGAATTGATGCTGAGTCTGGTGGGCTCAAAAAAAATATCCATAAACACATGGAAAAAGATGATTACCCGAATGTTACTTTCGAGCTTAATAACGTTACAGAAGTAACCAGTCAAGACGGTGCATTATTAATCACCGGAAACGGGGTTATCACAGCTAAAGGAACTTCCTATACGGCTGATATGCAGGTAACAGCAAATGTTCAGGATGGCAGCATCCAGTTCACTGGCGAAAAACAAATTCTGATGACCGACTTTGGTATCGATCCGCCGACCGCAGTTTTTGGTACAATTCGATCTAAAGATGAAGTTATTATAAAATTTGACGTATCTTTCAGTAGATAG